GCTGCATATGGGTTGTGGCATCACCAAGACAGTAACGACCCGCATCGGCAAGGGCTTTGACTCCACTACTGCCACGCCCTAAACGGCGATGATCATTTTGCAATACAGCGCGATATTCGCGCGTAGTGTCATATTGATTCGACACCTCAAAGCCGTATTGAGTGACATACTGACGCAGCAAAATACGCGCTTCAACACCCTCATCAAAATGACGCTGCATCGCTGGGCTAAACAAAGCGGCATCTGCCGAGCCTGCAATAAATCGATAAGCAAAAGTGTTGCTGTTTTTACGGTACATCACCACGCAGCAAGAGCCACTTTTACGCTCGTACTCAAACACCACCATGCTCTGATCGCGTGGCAGATAGAAATCCACAAACGACACCTTATCCGCACTTCTATCGACCAACTTTTGCGGCTCTTGCCCGTAGAAAATAGGAATAAGCGTTAACGCGGAGGTCTTGCCTGCCCCGTTATCTCCGGTGTTATTGGTTTGATCATAACAATCAATCCGAGTGCGAATGCCACGGTAATACGAGTCATGCAAAATAATGGCTTTAAGTCCAAACATGAAGAGACCTTTGAATAAACAACAAAGGTCTCATTGTACTCATCGCGCCACACAAAAAAGGGAAACACGCCAAAAATCGCAGCAGAAGTGTGATCGCGATTGCCCTTTAACCCAACATTGGCAGGGTTGAAGCCACCAGCAAGCTGGCCATTGACCAGTTAAACCAACGCACATGATGATCGTGTTTAAGAAACTGACTGATTTTCTTTCCTGCATACACCCAGCTAATACAGCAAGGTATGTTGATCGAAACAAAGATAAAGGTAATCACCCCCAGCCCCCACAAACTCGCCGTGGGGTTATATAAACTGACAGCAGAAAGCGCCATCGACCAACCTTTTGGGTTCACCCATTGAAACAACATCGCCGAGAAAAACGTCATTGGCCGATAAGCTTGCGTTTCCAATTTAGGTTTACTGCGCGCAATTTTGAACGCCAAATAGAGCAAGAAAAGACCGCTCAACACCTGCAAAACTTGGTGCGCGATAGGAAAGCGAGTAAACACCCCCGACATGCCAACGCCCACCAAAAACACCATTAAACCAAACCCCAGAGCCACTCCCAGAATATGCGGAATACTGCGGGCAAATCCAATGTTCGCCCCAGAAGTCATTAACATCATGTTGTTAGGGCCAGGGGTAAAGGTAGAAACAAAAGCAAACAGAACTAATGCCAACAGCTGATCATTCATTTTTTGTCCTTAAGTAACATCATTCGATGAGCAAAAGGATACGTAGAATGCAGCGCAATTTTGTGCTTATATTGTGTTCATTAGCCTTAATTAAACAACAATATTGCCCATGGATAAATTTAACGAAAGAATCTTGCATGAGCTACGCAAGGACGGCAGATTATCGAATGTTGAGCTTGCAGAACGCGTGGGGCTATCTCCTTCCGCGACACTGCGCCGTGTACAAGATCTTGAACGCACAGGCGTGATCAAAGGCTATCGCGCCATACTCGATCGCGATCAGCTTAATATCGGCGTGGTCGCTTATGTCTCTGTTGGACTCAACAACCACAGTAAACAGTCTCAACTCGCCTTTCTGCAACACATTATGGCCGTACCGGAAATTGTGGAATGCCATAACATTACTGGAGTTTACGAATACCTACTGCGCATTGAAGCCCGCGATTTAAAACACTTTCAACGCATTCACGCCGATGTGCTTGGCGAATGCAAACAAGTGCGCGAACTCAATACCACCGTGGTGATGGACTCCCCAAAAGACGAAAGACAGTAAGAGCAAAATAGACAGTTTGAGAACCCTGCCCTACGTCCATTTACACTTTTATGCGCATAAAAATGTAAAATTCCGCACTTTTCTGCGCATAAAAAAGTTTGAATCCACACTTTTCTGCGCCTAAAAAATAGACAACAGCGTTAAAACCAACGTGACCGTAAGCCGATCACGTTGACCTTATCCCCTAGTGGGGATAAAACAACAAAGTGAAGCAGCTCAATGTTTAATTCTCTACAGCTAGTTCAACTTAGTCATTGACTCTTTTTAATCAAAGAAATCGAAAAATTCATCAATATCAGATAGATCTATTGGCCCACCAAAAGATGGAAACATAGGTTTAAACCTATCGCGTCGTTGACGCAACACTAACTGGATATCTTGCACTGTGCGTATCGACTGAATTTTATCTCTCAGTCCCTGAGCTTCTTTGGTCAGCCCCAGTCTATAGTCTTCTAACTCTTTCTTCCGACTATTTTTGTTACCACCACCAAAACGATGCCAAACTTGGCTCTTTAAGTCTGGCCCCGCTTTCAACTGGTGATATTCGATCTCCAATTGGTCGAGTTTTTGCTGCAAATTCTGAGTAAGACCATTTAGCGCCTTTTCATCTAAATTCATTTCAAAATCAGGCAGCCACGTTTGTGCTAGCATCAACATGCCAAAAATATCTTTCTCTTTTTTTGCTTGAGAAAGTTGTTGCATCAACTCATGATGCTGCTGCTTTTTCTCAGTATCTTGGATGCGATCGGGATGAAGCTGTCTTGCTAACTGCTTATAGAGTTTATTGATGTCTTTATTCTCAAACAATGCTGAAATATCGTTATCTGCTTCATTAAACCAGGGTTCATCCTCTTCATCGTCGAAAAATGAGAAGGTATCGTCGTCAAAATCAGCACCATCCTCACTCTTCGCCTCTTTTTTCGCCGCCTGCTCTCGAAGAGATTCAAGATACTGTATGAAACTATCTGGATGACTAATCATCTCTTTCAATTGTTCATCAGTAAGATCTATATCCAACCCAGTGATAGCCGAAACCTCCGCACGAACAAGATCATAATCTTCTTTGCTAGGTTCATAAGCTTCATCTTCAGGATGAGCTTTTGATAGCGCAGCTTGATACTGTTCTCGCAATGGCTCTGAGCTCTTGATTCGAAAAGGATTTGCTTCCAAAAGATCAAACTCTTCACTAATCCAGTCGTAGAGAGTATCACGCATACTGCCTTTAATACTTTTACGAGAAATAAAACTGATTAGGTGTGCAATCAACTCCTCGGTTGCCGCACATACCTCTTGTTCAGTGCCTTCAAGCTCGAGGCGAAACTGGTCCAAAAAGTTCGTTATTTTTTCATCGTAACGCTGGTTGCGCGCTTGGCGCTTTTCGATCTGCTGCCAAAGCTTTTGCACTCTTCCCCAACCAGACTTTGAAGGCTTTGACGTTGCTTGAATACTTAAAGGGGTTACAACTAGATTATTCATATACATTTCGCTACGTAGAGAGTGAGGCTGATAAAAACTAAGTCACAAGGCTATCACAATACAATATGTGGAGTGCATTGCTGGCTAAAAATGACCATGTCAATATCAAAATGATGACATCGGTCTAACGAACGAGTGAGAGGTTAACGTGTCAATCAAGTGGGAGCGTTTCATTGATAATGGCAGTTACTCCATTTTTCACACGATCAATTAAATCTCAATAAACACAGACAAATCACCACATTCCTCAATAATCCTGCGAAGTAAAACGTTTTTCCTCAGGTTAACTCCTTGTTATGAAGGTATAAACTAGGTCTCATATACCCAAATAACCTCAATATGCTGTTTCAGCGAGAATGTATTCGCTTATAGGCAAGGCACCGATTTGAATACATAGTGATTCTACGTAGAAAATCGGTAACGCAGCATAGGAGCGAATACAGCTCGCCCCTTGGGAGCTCATCAACAAGCCCATTTCTGCGCCCAATGACGTTGAAAGGGAATGACCATTCCTTCCGTCATTAAGCCTGACCTGTGCTCGTTGATGAAGCTCTGAAGTCTGCATCTTGAGGTCATTTGGGTATACCAACCACAGTGTTCATCGTGCTTCAATTAAAGGATTAATATGGCCAACTTAGTCAAAACACTTTCCGCCTCGGTATCCAAACTGTCATTAATAGGTCGAGCTTTAATGCTGCCTATTTCTCTTCTCCCTGCTGCTGGGCTGCTGCTCGCTTTGGGAGACAAGTTTGGTATTGATTTAATGATGCAAGCAGGTGGCGTTATTTTTGATAACTTGCCGCTTCTGTTTGCTATCGGCTCTGCCGTTGGTCTGGCGGGGGAGTCAGGTATCGCAGCCCTTTCGGCAGCGGTATCGATTCTGATCATCAACTCAACCATCAGTTCGCTCCTGCACATCACTTCAGAAATGGCATCGAGCGGCGGAAAATACGCCATGGTTCTGGGGATACCGACCCTCCAGATGGGGGTATTTGGTGGCCTCATTTCAGGGATTCTCGCGGCAGTTTGCTACCAGAAATTTCATGATATGAAGCTTCCGGAATTTTTAGGGTTCTTTGCAGGAAAGCGATTTGTTGCTATTTCGACAGCGGCCTTTTCTTTCATTTTGGGACTGATACTGCCCTATGTTTGGGTTTACGTTCAAAATGGCATCGATGCGTTATCACAAATCGTTAATGGCGATAATCAGGCTCTCTCAACCTTCATTTTTGGCTTTGTCGAACGAGCGCTGATTCCACTCGGCTTACACCATGTATGGTATCCGTCATTCTGGTTCTCTTTTGGGGAATACATCGGTCCAAATGGCACAGTGACCACAGGCGATCAGACCATTTGGTTCAAAATGCTTTCTGATGGGGTGAAATCATTCTCCACCAACACCTACAACGATGCGGGTAAGTTCATGCAAGGCGAATTCCCATTAATGCTGTTTGCATTACCTGCTGCTTGCCTTGCTATGTATCATGAAGCCCACACTCGCAATAAAAAGATTGCTGCCGGCATCTTGTTTTCAGCCGCATTAACCTGCTTCATAACTGGCATTACCGAACCCGTTGAGTTTACGTTTATCTTCGTTGCGCCAGTGCTATACGTTTTCAATGCGATTATGGCAGGCTTGTCCTACATGACGATGTACCTCATGGGGGCACACATTGCTAAGTCATTCTCAGCCGGACTGATTGACTATATTTCTTTTGGGATCATGCCGTCGTTTAATGGCTTTCAGACACATTGGATTAACGCGATCATCATCGGCATCCCAATGGGGTTGATCTATTACTTTGTGTTTAGAGTGGTCATCCGTAAATTTGATGTCAAAACACCAGGCAGAACCGAAAGCACTAACTCAGTCGATAACCTAGACGATCAAGCGTTAGCCAATAACGTTATTGAAGCGATTGGTGGGTTAACCAATATACACAGCTCAACCGCTTGCATCACCCGTTTACGACTTGAAGTGAATGATAAAAACGAAGTAAGCAAAGAGCAGCTAAGCCAACTCGGCGCTCAAGGCGTTGTTTATGTCGGTGACGTCGGCATTCAAGTCGTGCTTGGTGCTAGGGCTCAATTCATTTCCAATATCATTGAGCAAAAAATGCAGCCCCAGCCTAAGTGATTAAATAAGGGTTGAATTAATCAGCATTTTTTCAATCGGTGAATGTGGCCTTTCTATCTTAGCCATCATGCGTAACGCAGCTGACTGACCAACCGAATACAAATCGGTTTGAACAGTCATGATGCCTAAATCACTAAATGAAGATGCACCATATTCACCAATACTAATCAAAGCCACGTGGTCATCTAAGACGTGGCTTTGCCCTATATTTTTACCAAGTCGATTCATTAAGTTCATCACAGCTACTGCGACGTCGGCATCATGGCAAACCACTGCTGATACTTGAGCATGCTGGGTAAACAGCGAATGCAGAGTTTGCTCGATATTTTGGTTATTATCCTCAACGACCAAAATGGATTTACTAAGGCCATTGGATTTCAACGCCAATTCATACCCAGCAATACGCTCATTCCAACAAGCGGTCCCCTTTACTCCACCAACATAAGCAATGCGGCGGTGACCTTGTTGGATTAAATGCTCGGTGGCACAAAAACTGGCTTGGCTATTGTTTATCGCGACACTGTCTATCGTTTCAGCAATATCATGATCGGCAATGCACACCATCGGCACCGAATTCTCTAAATCAAGTTGAGAAAGGTTTAAGGTGTTATTCACACTCGCAAACAAAATGCCATCGACGCCTTTTTCTTGCAGCGTCTTAAGCTTTAAGTGAAAGAGAGAATCTTGATACTGGCACTGAGTGAGAAACAGCATGTAGCCACGCTCTTCCAACGTATTACTGATTCCAGCGATTAACTGATTGGGCATATGGCTATCAATGCCATTAACGATCAAGCCAATAGTGCGACTGTATTGATTTCTCAAATTGGCTGCCGTTTGATTACGGGTATAACCTAACACCTCGACTGCATGCAGCACTTTCTGGGCTGTCTCTGCAGAGATCTTTCCTTTATTACTCAATACATGAGAAACCGTCGTAACGGATACCCCCACATATTTCGCCACATCCTTAATCGTAATCTTGGGGTTTGACATGGAATGGTCCATTTCCAACATAAAAAAGCAAAAACGCTATCTTACTCTTTAGCCCACGGTGTTCAAACCGAAGGTTCATTTAGTTGGAAAACCCCAACTCAGGCTCCCCCACCATAATGACTGGTATTACCTAACCTACTGAAGAGGAATCTATTAACAGTGCAACAGTATTTACTCTTGCGGATCCTTCTGGTGAGGTGTGGTAATGGCTTCTCTCAATGCCTACATGAATGGATTACTGGTTGGCGAGTTAATCAAAAGAAATATCCCCCTTTGTGTATCAAAGAGGGATGTCTGATAGAAATAATGAAAGCCGTACAAGGCTTTTAACCCACCATATTACTTTACCCCAGCACCTCAAGCTTATTACGTAAGTTCTCTAGCGACGCTTCGAACTGAGCGATTCGTCCTTGTAACGGTTTCATGATGTTTCGGCGTTGGCGGCTATTTCGCATGCCGTTGAGTGGCGCTTTAATCCACACAAAAACGTTAAACAACACACAAGCGCCAGCAATGAGCATCGGTACAGGAGCAAGGCCAGCCATACCACATCCGATAGCAGCGATAACAAACAGCGCATTCCATCCCCACCAAGCAGCACTACCACGGTTATCTGAGTAGGTTTCTAACCCATTAAAATGGAACACTTTGTCTTTGGTGATGTTATAGAAATACTCAAAGGAGTAATGGTTCTCTTCAGCAAATTGAATATCACTGTCAGCCGCTGCAATCCAATCGCCTACATCGATATCACCTAAGATTTGCTCTTGCACACTCAAGGTGTAAGTGTCGCCATTCACCAACTCTAGTTCTATCTTGCCGCGCAGATCTGAACTACGAGAACGAAAGCGACTCTCTTTGGTTTGATGGGTGGAATGTGAATAGATACCACCGCGATAGTGCTGAGTCTCGGTCGTGGTGGTCGTTACCGTGGTGATATCACTTACCGAGTTTTTTACATCCGTCGCAATCACTTTGCCGAGCATAAATTCGTTGGTCACTTTCGCCTCGCGATCGGCGGTTAGCACATGACGATGTAAGTATTTACTATCAGTTTGAAACAAGTATTGTTCTGAAAGGTGAGCGTACACTTCAGAGACCGAAAAGCGTGCATTAACCTCTGGTGTTTCACTCACCACAAGTTCATTTTCACCACTTCCTTGCTCTTGATTTTCATGAGAGAGCAAAGGCGCTTCGACGATCATTTGGCTCGCTCCGCAGTGAAAACAGAAATGAGCGTCATCCGGTAAACGGGTATTACAAGAGGTGCAGATAACGTCCGATTTTTGTGTCACTCGCGCGATATGGGTATAGCCGAGTTGATAACGATGAATCCCCAACAGTTGCTGAAAGGACTTTTGCAACGCATCGTATTTTTCGGTTGCTTTGGCAAACTTAGTCTTATTGCGGCTCATCTCGAACAGCATTGTTGCCACAGCAGCCACGGCACTGATAGCGAAAATTGTGTTCGTTGGCATACGCTGATAGTTAAACAGATAAATAGCCACTAGAGCGCCAATCACCAACCAAAGCCAGGCTGTTTTCTTTTGTGGTCTTGGATAAATGTTTTCTACGGTGTAGTTCTGCCCTTCTTCTTTATGCACCACAACACAAGGCACTGCTGCGTTATCTTTCACAAAGCGCTTCGCTTCTTTGCCCTGCACCTTATGATACAAAGTCATCTCGGTTGGGTAATAAAGCGTGAGAATATCGCCACGACCAATCGATTGAGTGTATTGCGACTCTGCAGAAATCGACGTTTCGACGATTTGTTCATCGCTAGTGCGTAACTTAATCCACCAAAAAGCGTATTCCACATCATGGTTAGAACCACGCGAACGGCGTTTATAGTAACGCGAATCCAGCACCTGACCGGTGACCGTGCGAGCATCAGGATAATAAGTCTTCACTTCTTTTAAGATATTAGGGTCAACCTCATCCACACCAACACACTTAGGGACAAACTCAAGTTGCTCGCCACAATCTGCGCAGTAGCGATCACCAAAATAGACAGTACTTTGACAATGTTGCATTCACTTTCCTTCTGTTCTAACCAACCGCGCCTGAACTATCAGGTTGCGTATTAAGGGAAGAACAGAATAAAAGCGAATCGTGAGAATGGGATATTGTAAGCTTATGAACTGAGTACAATACTCATACTAAACAACGAATGGATTAAACAATGGTAAATGACTTAGTCACTCAATTATTGCATTGGTATCAGCAAAAACATCCTAACTATTCAGGAAACAATACGGCAAACGCTCAGTCACTTATCTATTTAGAGCAATTAGCTGAGCAGCTATTGCTCCCAATACAAAATCTATTTGGGCCGATAACCATCAGCTATGGATTTACCTCATCTCCATTACTTCGCTACCTGCTCAAACACAGCCCTGGAGATATGGGGCCGAGTTTGGATCAACACGCGTCCGCAGAATTAAATACCCGAGGCAACCGAATCTGTCAGCGCGATGGCGCAGCTTGTGACTTTTGGGTGCAAGGCTACGAAACCAGAATGCACATAATCGCTCAATACATTACCGAGAGCCTTCCTTTTGACCGCTTGTATTTTTACGGTAAAGATCGACCTATTCATTTGAGTATTGGCCCTGAGAATGCCCGCTATGTACTACTTCGTTACCGTAATAAAGATGGCATCCGAGTCAATGGGAAAAGTGGCACAGGGAGCACCACACCTCAACTCTTTATTGATTTATAATCATATCGCCTAATCAGATAACGGAGTAAACGAATGGATTCACAGTTATTTCTCTCTCTTGTCGCGAAAATCACTATTGGGAAACAACTCCCTGATGCCATTTATTTACACAAAGATGCGCTAACCGCTATTCCTGAAGTCCTACAAAAGTTTATTCCGGCTGTTGCGAAAGCAGTCAATCTACCGAACGACGAATGGAACCTAATCAAGTTATTCAAAAAAGAGTTTCGGCTATCGCTTCTTCATTATCCTGATTTTTACACTGATTCTTACCCATCGTTAAAACAAAGCCTTAATGTCGATCTTTCCAAACTCACACACAAAATTACCCAGTATCAAGATTCAGATAACCCGCCAATACTACACCGCAAAGAAACCATGATTCTGCCAACGAGTGATTACTACGAAAGCTTCGTAAACTTAACTCAAGAAGGTGAAAATGCAGGGCTTTATCAAAATAGCCGCTTAATAGGTTTTAAACAGTCTTGGCTCAATATTATCGCACGTCACGGATATGAATTGGTCGATGGGCGTTTATTTCGCAGCTCAGCGATCATGACCGATCGTAACGATCATGGTATCGACCGGCACAAAACAGCAATTGTTCGCCATGAACTCTCAGCCCCTATGAAAATGCTGGCAAAACATGGGTATTTAGAAGGTAACTATTCCATCTTTGATTACGGTTGTGGCCGTGGTGATGACTTAAGAGAGCTGGAAGCACACGGATTAGATGCGCTAGGTTGGGACCCAAACTTCCGCCCTGATAGTGATAAAGTGAAAGCCAATATCGTCAATATCGGCTTTGTCTTGAATGTGATTGAAGATCAAGATGAAAGGCTTGAAGCTTTATTAGGCGCTTGGGAACTCACTCAAACTTGCTTAGTGGTTTCAGTGATGCTGGCTAATGAGTCCTATATCTCTCAATTCAAACCATTTAAAGATGGCGTCATCACCTCAAGAAATACCTTTCAGAAGTATTACGCACAATCTGAAATCAAAGCCTATATTGAACGCTCATTACAGGAAGAAGCGATTACAGTCGCACCAGGCATTTTCTTTATATTCAAAGACAAACTGCAAGAACAAACGTATCTCCAAGGAAAGTTTAAACGCCATCATACGTGGCAGCAGATAACATCCCCTGCTCCTGTTGATTCAGCAGACAAAGCCAAATTGGTCATCACTCAACATCCTGAACTGTTTGAGCAATTTTGGTTAGCTTGCTTAGATCTAGGTCGCATCCCGGCCAATGACGAATTTGCTGATTCCGATAGAATCAAAGAGCTAATAGGTTCTCCGAAAAAAGTCTTTAACTTGCTCACAGAGCTTTATGGCGATGACGATTTTGCACAAGCACAAAAGCGGAAAAAAGAAGATCTATTACTGTTCTTCGCGATGGGGCTTTTTGAGAAACGTAAACCGTACACACAACAACCTGAATCATTAAAACGGGATATCAAAGCACTCTTTGGCGAATATCAAACAGCTTTAAATCTGGCAACTGAATTGCTGTTTGCCATTTCAGACACTCAATTACTCGAGGAGCAATGCATCAAAGCCAATCAATCTCTTGCTGCAAGTCACCTCAATCCTGGACACTCCCTAATTTTCCACAAAAAGTACATTAATGATCTTCCTTTACTTTTGCGTACCTATGTCGGTGCTGCGTTACAAATGTATGGGGAAATTGATGACCATATTGACTTAGTTAAGATTCACATTACTTCAGGCAAGCTCACCCTCACCGCCTATGATGACTTTGAAAAATCCGTCCCGTTTTTAGTTGAACGAATCAAGATAAAAATGGCCGATCAGGATATCGATTTCTTTGATTATATTGATGAGAACAAGCAGCCCCCATTGTTGAACAAACATCTTTATATATCAAAAGATGATGTGAATTATAAGAAACAGGCTCGTTTTGATAAGCGATTAACTAATTTATTTGGAGATTCAGACAAAAGGGAACTGCTTTATTCCCGAGTTGTGTATGATGAAATAATATCTAAAAAACAAATATAAAACTAGATGATTCACAACCATAAATTCAAGTTACAACATAAACTCTCCAAGACACTTCCTTTCTATTTAATATATCTTCCCCTCCATCAAACCAAGTGATATTTTTATTTTTACATCCTAAGTAATCTAAAACTAAATAATTAAACTTATAAATTAATGGATCACTATCATCCTCTTTAATAGAAAAAACCAGCATACCATCATCTTTCATAAGATTAACTATATTTTTTATACTAATCAATTGTTCCTTAGGATTTAAAAACATTAGAACGGCACTCAATAAAATTAAATCGTACCTATTAGTTTCCGTTATCATTTTTAATTCAGGGAGAGAATCAACAATCCAATTTACAGCACCAGATTCATCTTTTCCTTTTGCAATTGAAATTAAATTTTCTGATATATCTACAGCCGTGACAATACCTCCTTCCCTAGACATAAAAATAGCGTCCCTACCACTCCCACATCCAATGTCCAATATTGAAGCATCATTAAAATCAATGAATTTAATCCACTTCTCATGTACTATTTCAGATGGTTCAATATCATACTTTTTAGAAAGAACTTCTGCATTCTCATCAAAATAAGATCGTAAATTATTCATCTTTAATATTCAAACCAAAAGGTAATGACGGCATGTTCTTCATCCTTTCCCACCCTCTATTATAATTTTCATCTGTAGGCTCGACTGTATTATTTTTGGCAGTCTCGAACATTTCCTCCAATGAGCGAATTAAGTATTTCTTTTCATTTTCATCTAAAAATGGATTACTTCCTCGTCTAGATTTTTGAGCTATATTATTAAATATACTATGAGATTTTGTATGATAATTATAATTATTTCTATATTCTTGAACAAATCCAACCAATGTTAAAAATAACGCTCCTAATGAACAAACTAATGAAATCACCATATCCCATTTTTGAAAAAATGAGCACCTGTTCGATAGAGTGCTAGAAAATATTGGTATTATAATCAAAATAGACGTAATAGTTTCGCATAATCTAATTTTACTTTTAGCAACAGTAGCAGCATCCATATGTGCTAAAGCATTATGACGGGCACGAAGCCAAATATCTCCAAACTTCTCTTTAGCATTACCAACATTATTATTTTTAAATCCATCATCCATTAGTATCTCCTTATGCTAGAGGTAACGTCTAAGCACTTCTATTATTTTTTGTGTTGGCAGTTCCGATGTCATATAACACCAAGACATCCTTATTGCACTGTCAATCCGCTCTTCATCCAATCCCATAGCAAGCAAAACATGACTTGGGCTATAACTTGATGATGTACATGCTGAACCATTAGACACAGCAATAATGCCTTTTAAAGCAACAATTGCAGCTTCAGAGTTCATTCCTGGTATAGAAAAGTTAAGTACATGAGGAGCTAAATTTTCACCGTTGATTTGAATATCTAAAACAGACAAAGAACTGATAGCTA
This genomic window from Vibrio tritonius contains:
- a CDS encoding LysE family translocator — translated: MNDQLLALVLFAFVSTFTPGPNNMMLMTSGANIGFARSIPHILGVALGFGLMVFLVGVGMSGVFTRFPIAHQVLQVLSGLFLLYLAFKIARSKPKLETQAYRPMTFFSAMLFQWVNPKGWSMALSAVSLYNPTASLWGLGVITFIFVSINIPCCISWVYAGKKISQFLKHDHHVRWFNWSMASLLVASTLPMLG
- a CDS encoding Lrp/AsnC family transcriptional regulator — translated: MDKFNERILHELRKDGRLSNVELAERVGLSPSATLRRVQDLERTGVIKGYRAILDRDQLNIGVVAYVSVGLNNHSKQSQLAFLQHIMAVPEIVECHNITGVYEYLLRIEARDLKHFQRIHADVLGECKQVRELNTTVVMDSPKDERQ
- a CDS encoding J domain-containing protein, which encodes MNNLVVTPLSIQATSKPSKSGWGRVQKLWQQIEKRQARNQRYDEKITNFLDQFRLELEGTEQEVCAATEELIAHLISFISRKSIKGSMRDTLYDWISEEFDLLEANPFRIKSSEPLREQYQAALSKAHPEDEAYEPSKEDYDLVRAEVSAITGLDIDLTDEQLKEMISHPDSFIQYLESLREQAAKKEAKSEDGADFDDDTFSFFDDEEDEPWFNEADNDISALFENKDINKLYKQLARQLHPDRIQDTEKKQQHHELMQQLSQAKKEKDIFGMLMLAQTWLPDFEMNLDEKALNGLTQNLQQKLDQLEIEYHQLKAGPDLKSQVWHRFGGGNKNSRKKELEDYRLGLTKEAQGLRDKIQSIRTVQDIQLVLRQRRDRFKPMFPSFGGPIDLSDIDEFFDFFD
- a CDS encoding PTS transporter subunit EIIC — protein: MANLVKTLSASVSKLSLIGRALMLPISLLPAAGLLLALGDKFGIDLMMQAGGVIFDNLPLLFAIGSAVGLAGESGIAALSAAVSILIINSTISSLLHITSEMASSGGKYAMVLGIPTLQMGVFGGLISGILAAVCYQKFHDMKLPEFLGFFAGKRFVAISTAAFSFILGLILPYVWVYVQNGIDALSQIVNGDNQALSTFIFGFVERALIPLGLHHVWYPSFWFSFGEYIGPNGTVTTGDQTIWFKMLSDGVKSFSTNTYNDAGKFMQGEFPLMLFALPAACLAMYHEAHTRNKKIAAGILFSAALTCFITGITEPVEFTFIFVAPVLYVFNAIMAGLSYMTMYLMGAHIAKSFSAGLIDYISFGIMPSFNGFQTHWINAIIIGIPMGLIYYFVFRVVIRKFDVKTPGRTESTNSVDNLDDQALANNVIEAIGGLTNIHSSTACITRLRLEVNDKNEVSKEQLSQLGAQGVVYVGDVGIQVVLGARAQFISNIIEQKMQPQPK
- a CDS encoding LacI family DNA-binding transcriptional regulator, yielding MSNPKITIKDVAKYVGVSVTTVSHVLSNKGKISAETAQKVLHAVEVLGYTRNQTAANLRNQYSRTIGLIVNGIDSHMPNQLIAGISNTLEERGYMLFLTQCQYQDSLFHLKLKTLQEKGVDGILFASVNNTLNLSQLDLENSVPMVCIADHDIAETIDSVAINNSQASFCATEHLIQQGHRRIAYVGGVKGTACWNERIAGYELALKSNGLSKSILVVEDNNQNIEQTLHSLFTQHAQVSAVVCHDADVAVAVMNLMNRLGKNIGQSHVLDDHVALISIGEYGASSFSDLGIMTVQTDLYSVGQSAALRMMAKIERPHSPIEKMLINSTLI
- a CDS encoding zinc ribbon domain-containing protein; this translates as MQHCQSTVYFGDRYCADCGEQLEFVPKCVGVDEVDPNILKEVKTYYPDARTVTGQVLDSRYYKRRSRGSNHDVEYAFWWIKLRTSDEQIVETSISAESQYTQSIGRGDILTLYYPTEMTLYHKVQGKEAKRFVKDNAAVPCVVVHKEEGQNYTVENIYPRPQKKTAWLWLVIGALVAIYLFNYQRMPTNTIFAISAVAAVATMLFEMSRNKTKFAKATEKYDALQKSFQQLLGIHRYQLGYTHIARVTQKSDVICTSCNTRLPDDAHFCFHCGASQMIVEAPLLSHENQEQGSGENELVVSETPEVNARFSVSEVYAHLSEQYLFQTDSKYLHRHVLTADREAKVTNEFMLGKVIATDVKNSVSDITTVTTTTTETQHYRGGIYSHSTHQTKESRFRSRSSDLRGKIELELVNGDTYTLSVQEQILGDIDVGDWIAAADSDIQFAEENHYSFEYFYNITKDKVFHFNGLETYSDNRGSAAWWGWNALFVIAAIGCGMAGLAPVPMLIAGACVLFNVFVWIKAPLNGMRNSRQRRNIMKPLQGRIAQFEASLENLRNKLEVLG
- a CDS encoding DNA phosphorothioation-associated putative methyltransferase, whose translation is MDSQLFLSLVAKITIGKQLPDAIYLHKDALTAIPEVLQKFIPAVAKAVNLPNDEWNLIKLFKKEFRLSLLHYPDFYTDSYPSLKQSLNVDLSKLTHKITQYQDSDNPPILHRKETMILPTSDYYESFVNLTQEGENAGLYQNSRLIGFKQSWLNIIARHGYELVDGRLFRSSAIMTDRNDHGIDRHKTAIVRHELSAPMKMLAKHGYLEGNYSIFDYGCGRGDDLRELEAHGLDALGWDPNFRPDSDKVKANIVNIGFVLNVIEDQDERLEALLGAWELTQTCLVVSVMLANESYISQFKPFKDGVITSRNTFQKYYAQSEIKAYIERSLQEEAITVAPGIFFIFKDKLQEQTYLQGKFKRHHTWQQITSPAPVDSADKAKLVITQHPELFEQFWLACLDLGRIPANDEFADSDRIKELIGSPKKVFNLLTELYGDDDFAQAQKRKKEDLLLFFAMGLFEKRKPYTQQPESLKRDIKALFGEYQTALNLATELLFAISDTQLLEEQCIKANQSLAASHLNPGHSLIFHKKYINDLPLLLRTYVGAALQMYGEIDDHIDLVKIHITSGKLTLTAYDDFEKSVPFLVERIKIKMADQDIDFFDYIDENKQPPLLNKHLYISKDDVNYKKQARFDKRLTNLFGDSDKRELLYSRVVYDEIISKKQI
- a CDS encoding class I SAM-dependent methyltransferase yields the protein MNNLRSYFDENAEVLSKKYDIEPSEIVHEKWIKFIDFNDASILDIGCGSGRDAIFMSREGGIVTAVDISENLISIAKGKDESGAVNWIVDSLPELKMITETNRYDLILLSAVLMFLNPKEQLISIKNIVNLMKDDGMLVFSIKEDDSDPLIYKFNYLVLDYLGCKNKNITWFDGGEDILNRKEVSWRVYVVT